One region of Pogona vitticeps strain Pit_001003342236 chromosome 1, PviZW2.1, whole genome shotgun sequence genomic DNA includes:
- the ZC3H15 gene encoding zinc finger CCCH domain-containing protein 15: MPPKKQPPAAAAGNSKKADQKKKEKIIEDKTFGLKNKKGAKQQKFIKAVTHQVKFGQQNPRQAALADGDKKFKKDDKKKELQELNELFKPVVAAQKISKGADPKSVVCAFFKQGQCTKGDKCKFSHDLSLERKCEKRSVYIDARDEELEKDTMDNWDEKKLEEVVNKKHGEAEKKKPKTQIVCKYFLDAIENNKYGWFWVCPGGGDNCMYRHALPPGFVLKKDKKKEEKEEEISLEDLIEKERAALGANVTKITLESFLAWKKRKRQEKINKAEQDMERRKADFKAGKALVISGREVFEFRPELVDADDEEADDTHYIQGTGEDEVDEQVCVNDVDLNLYVPKAVDETGITVASLERFSTYTSAEQDDNKLSEASGGGLENGEQNDFQADSDTEGSQQNGIIDAVPVDENLFTGEDLEELEEELNTLDLEE; the protein is encoded by the exons ATGCCCCCCAAGAAGCAACCGCCGGCGGCCGCGGCCGGGAACAGCAAAAAGGCGGaccagaagaagaaggagaagatcaTCGAG GATAAGACTTTTGgtttaaagaataaaaaaggagcaAAACAACAGAAGTTTATTAAGGCTGTAACCCACCAAGTTAAGTTTGGCCAGCAAAACCCACGGCAG GCTGCTCTAGCGGATGGTGACAAGAAATTCAAGAAAGATGATAAGAAAAAAGAACTACAGGAGCTAAATGAGCTTTTCAAACCTGTGGTTGCTGCACAGAAAATAAGTAAAG GTGCCGATCCAAAATCTGTAGTCTGTGCTTTCTTCAAGCAAGGGCAGTGCACAAAAGGAGATAAATGCAAGTTTTCTCATGACCTCTCTCTGGAGAGAAAGTGCGAAAAGAGAAGCGTTTACATTGATGCAAGAGATGAAGAACTTGAAAAAG ACACAATGGATAATTGGGATGAGAAGAAGTTGGAAGAGGTTGTGAACAAGAAACATGGtgaagctgaaaagaaaaaacccaaaacccagaTA GTCTGCAAGTACTTCCTTGATGCTATTGAAAACAATAAATACGGATGGTTTTGGGTCTGTCCTGGTGGAGGAGACAACTGTATGTACCGCCATGCACTCCCTCCTGGCTTTGtactcaaaaaggacaaaaagaaggaagaaaaggaggaagaaatttcTTTAGAAGATCTAATAGAGAAAGAG CGTGCTGCCTTGGGAGCAAATGTTACTAAAATTACTTTAGAATCTTTCCTGGcgtggaagaaaaggaaaagacaagaaaaaattAATAAGGCTGAGCAAGatatggaaagaaggaaagcagacTTCAAGGCTGGCAAAGCATTGGTG ATCAGTGGACGTGAAGTGTTTGAATTCCGACCAGAGTTGGTTGACGCAGATGATGAGGAAGCTGATGACACTCATTATATTCAAGGAACCGGTGAAGATGAG gtTGATGAACAGGTGTGTGTAAATGACGTGGACTTGAACCTGTATGTTCCAAAGGCTGTAGATGAGACTGGAATCACTGTAGCTAGCCTGGAACGATTTAGCACATACACTTCAGCTGAACAGGATG ATAACAAACTGAGTGAAGCTTCAGGTGGCGGTTTGGAGAACGGAGAGCAAAATGACTTTCAAGCTGACAGTGATACAGAAGGCAGCCAACAAAACGGAATAATCGATGCAGTACCAGTTGATGAAAATCTTTTTACTGGTGAGGACTTGGAAGAGCTAGAAGAAGAATTAAACACACTTGATTTAGAGGAATGA